A window from bacterium encodes these proteins:
- a CDS encoding S8 family serine peptidase, whose product MRRAITTGLMLLACASLAWASEAGVKKMEVKRPDLAIPSFVGWVPDEIVVQFDKSAVMNFDQTTMALGKSGLNAIDQLNRQYQAVALTRQFAASQPRVYNGRTIDLSGWHKIKFASAVADIEAVVAEYQRLPGVIDAQPIGIHTVYATPNDPQFASQYHLNQANDHDVDAPEAWDQQTGNSQIIVAMLDTGVRYYHKDLGGANAAAGNFSSISGNMWKNPGEIIGNGIDDDGNGYIDDIVGYDFVSAPIAGSNSCWPGEDCTTKDNDPRDFNGHGTHCAGNIAAINNNGYATASVSGGWLNGAQQVAGNGVKVMACRIGSSEKYFGFLNIEVGYVRMDYCAEAFNYAANNGAHIASCSWGSSNSGGLAAAIDNFLAAGGLIFKAAGNDNTGDSPDYMGSRTDIINVAATDQNDLKSDFSNYGSYVDVAAPGTDILSLYHNHSDAANDYVATVSGTSMATPIAASVAALIWSADPSQTAAQVRSRLQSTADNLDGLNPSYAGKLGAGRVNAFRAIDGLGAPPTPPTAPTNLTANAVSSSQINLVWQDNATNETGFEIDRATTSGGPYTQIATTGANVINYSNTGLSPNTTYYYRVRATNGAGDSGNSNEAFATTQSPPPPPAAPTNLAANAVSSSQINLAWQDNASDETGFEIDRATTSGGPYTQIATTGANVTTYSNTGLSPNTTYYYRVRATNGAGDSGNSNEAFATTQSPPPPPAAPTNLTANAVSSSQINLAWQDNSSDETGFEIDRATTSGGPYTQIATTGANVTTYSNTGLSPNTTYYYRVRATNGSGDSNNSNEAFATTQNAPSGNLALNKNATASSTYNSTYTPARAVDGSTASSSYWRSGSISSSNPGAWLRVDLGAQYSLTRGVVKWRENYYATQYRFQISNTGGSSDAEWTTVYTNNSGAAGTQDVSFTSPFAARYFRIRMDKNRKSNYRVFELECYAGSSPAPKPAGDEPGLIAAEMPADFELGQNYPNPFNPSTNITFSVPQEEHVTLKVFNVIGEEVATLVNGRREAGVYTVSFAPADLPSGIYFYVLQASETRLVRRLVFMK is encoded by the coding sequence ATGAGACGAGCAATTACCACGGGATTGATGCTTCTGGCGTGCGCTTCACTGGCTTGGGCGTCAGAAGCAGGCGTGAAAAAAATGGAGGTCAAGCGGCCAGACCTTGCCATCCCGAGCTTTGTCGGCTGGGTGCCGGACGAAATCGTCGTACAGTTTGACAAATCGGCGGTGATGAATTTCGACCAAACCACCATGGCGCTGGGCAAGTCCGGCCTCAATGCCATCGATCAACTCAATCGGCAATACCAGGCGGTGGCGCTCACGCGGCAGTTTGCGGCCAGCCAGCCGCGCGTGTATAACGGCCGGACGATCGACTTGTCGGGCTGGCATAAAATCAAATTCGCGAGTGCCGTCGCGGACATCGAAGCCGTGGTGGCGGAATACCAGCGGCTGCCCGGCGTGATCGATGCTCAACCGATCGGCATTCACACGGTCTACGCCACGCCCAACGATCCGCAATTCGCCAGCCAATACCATCTCAATCAAGCCAATGATCATGACGTCGATGCGCCGGAAGCGTGGGACCAGCAAACCGGCAACAGCCAGATCATCGTCGCCATGCTCGATACCGGCGTGCGCTACTATCACAAGGATCTCGGCGGCGCCAATGCCGCCGCCGGCAATTTTTCCTCGATCAGCGGCAACATGTGGAAGAATCCCGGCGAGATCATCGGCAACGGCATCGATGACGACGGCAACGGCTACATCGATGACATTGTCGGCTACGATTTTGTGTCAGCGCCGATCGCGGGATCCAATTCCTGCTGGCCGGGCGAAGACTGCACCACCAAAGACAACGATCCGCGCGATTTCAACGGCCACGGCACGCACTGCGCCGGCAACATCGCGGCGATCAACAACAACGGCTACGCCACCGCCTCCGTTTCCGGCGGGTGGCTCAATGGCGCGCAACAGGTTGCCGGCAACGGCGTGAAAGTGATGGCCTGCCGCATCGGCTCCTCGGAAAAATATTTCGGCTTTTTGAACATCGAAGTGGGTTATGTGCGCATGGACTATTGCGCCGAGGCTTTCAATTATGCGGCGAACAACGGCGCGCACATCGCCTCGTGCTCGTGGGGTTCCTCCAATTCCGGCGGGTTGGCAGCGGCCATCGACAACTTTCTGGCCGCGGGCGGTTTGATCTTCAAGGCCGCCGGCAATGACAACACCGGCGACAGCCCGGATTATATGGGCTCGCGCACGGACATCATCAATGTCGCCGCCACCGATCAGAACGATCTCAAGTCCGATTTCTCGAACTACGGCAGCTATGTCGATGTCGCGGCCCCGGGCACGGATATCCTCAGCCTTTATCACAATCACAGTGATGCCGCCAACGACTACGTGGCCACGGTCAGCGGCACCTCGATGGCCACACCGATTGCCGCGAGCGTGGCCGCGCTGATTTGGTCGGCGGATCCCAGTCAAACCGCGGCGCAGGTGCGCAGCCGCTTGCAAAGCACCGCGGACAACCTCGACGGCCTGAATCCCTCCTATGCCGGCAAGCTCGGCGCCGGCCGCGTAAATGCCTTTCGGGCCATCGACGGATTGGGCGCGCCGCCAACGCCGCCCACGGCACCCACCAACTTGACCGCGAATGCGGTGAGCAGCAGTCAAATCAACCTTGTCTGGCAGGACAACGCCACCAACGAAACCGGATTCGAAATCGATCGCGCCACCACCTCCGGCGGACCTTACACGCAAATCGCCACCACCGGCGCGAATGTCATCAACTATTCGAACACGGGCTTGTCGCCCAACACAACCTACTACTACCGCGTGCGCGCCACCAACGGCGCCGGCGACTCGGGCAATTCCAACGAGGCCTTCGCCACCACCCAGTCGCCACCCCCACCGCCAGCGGCGCCCACCAACTTGGCGGCGAATGCGGTGAGCAGCAGTCAAATCAATCTCGCCTGGCAGGATAACGCCAGTGACGAAACCGGATTCGAAATTGATCGCGCCACCACCTCGGGCGGACCATACACGCAAATCGCCACTACCGGCGCGAATGTCACCACCTATTCGAACACGGGTTTGTCACCCAACACGACCTACTACTATCGCGTGCGCGCCACCAACGGCGCCGGCGACTCGGGCAATTCCAACGAAGCTTTCGCCACCACGCAGTCGCCACCCCCACCGCCCGCGGCGCCCACCAACTTGACGGCGAATGCGGTGAGCAGCAGTCAAATCAATCTCGCCTGGCAGGATAACTCAAGTGACGAGACCGGATTCGAAATTGATCGTGCCACTACCTCCGGCGGACCGTACACGCAAATCGCCACCACCGGCGCGAATGTCACCACCTATTCGAACACGGGCTTGTCGCCCAACACGACCTACTACTATCGCGTGCGCGCCACTAACGGCAGCGGCGATTCCAACAACTCGAATGAGGCCTTTGCCACTACGCAGAACGCGCCGTCCGGCAACCTGGCATTGAACAAGAATGCCACCGCCTCGAGCACCTACAACTCCACCTACACGCCGGCCAGGGCGGTGGATGGCAGCACCGCGAGCAGTTCCTACTGGCGCAGCGGCTCGATCAGCAGCAGCAACCCCGGCGCCTGGTTGCGGGTGGATTTGGGCGCACAATACAGCCTGACGCGCGGCGTGGTGAAATGGCGGGAGAATTATTACGCCACGCAGTATCGCTTCCAGATCTCGAACACCGGCGGCAGCAGTGACGCCGAATGGACGACGGTCTACACCAACAACAGCGGCGCGGCCGGCACCCAGGATGTCAGCTTCACTTCGCCGTTTGCGGCACGCTACTTCCGCATCCGCATGGACAAGAACCGCAAGTCCAACTACCGCGTGTTCGAGTTGGAATGCTATGCCGGCTCCAGCCCGGCACCCAAGCCTGCCGGCGATGAGCCGGGGTTGATCGCGGCCGAAATGCCTGCTGATTTCGAGCTGGGGCAAAACTATCCCAATCCCTTCAATCCCAGCACCAACATCACGTTCAGCGTGCCGCAGGAAGAACATGTGACGCTGAAGGTCTTCAATGTGATCGGTGAAGAAGTCGCCACACTGGTGAATGGCCGCCGCGAAGCCGGCGTCTACACGGTGTCGTTTGCGCCTGCGGATCTGCCCAGCGGCATCTATTTCTACGTGCTGCAGGCCAGTGAAACCAGGCTGGTGCGACGGCTCGTGTTCATGAAGTGA
- a CDS encoding carboxylate-amine ligase — protein sequence MKEQFTIGIEEEFQIVDPHTRELRSHLSQMLAEGRMLLQENIKPELHQSVVEVGTGICRNIREARESVTALRRGIAQIAAKNGLCIVAAGTHPFSDWRTQEITEHERYKMIIDEMGDVARANLIFGLHVHVGIEDRETAIALCNQMRYFLPHILALSTSSPFWLGRRTGLKSTRAVIFRRFPRTGIPDYFASWADFEHFVQTLVKTNCIDNGKKIWWDIRPHAFFNTIEIRICDIPTNLDTTIAIAALIQATVAKLWMLHQDNMSFRTYRPTLIEENKWRAARYGVSGKLIDFGKQAEVPFRDLLYEYIRFVDEAVEELDSRHEINYLYRILEVGTSADRQLQVYEESNHDLTAVMDHLIRETMEGIKEGG from the coding sequence GTGAAAGAGCAGTTCACCATCGGCATTGAGGAGGAGTTTCAGATCGTCGATCCGCACACGCGCGAGTTGCGGTCTCACCTCTCGCAAATGCTGGCGGAAGGCAGGATGTTGCTGCAGGAAAACATCAAGCCGGAGTTGCACCAGTCGGTGGTCGAAGTGGGCACCGGCATCTGCCGCAACATTCGCGAGGCGCGTGAGAGCGTGACCGCCCTGCGGCGCGGCATCGCACAGATTGCCGCCAAGAACGGGCTGTGCATCGTCGCCGCCGGCACCCATCCCTTTTCGGATTGGCGCACGCAGGAGATTACCGAACACGAACGCTACAAGATGATCATCGATGAGATGGGAGACGTCGCGCGCGCCAATTTGATTTTCGGCCTGCACGTCCACGTCGGCATCGAAGACCGCGAGACCGCGATCGCGCTTTGCAACCAGATGCGCTATTTCCTGCCGCACATCCTGGCGCTTTCCACCAGCTCGCCGTTTTGGCTGGGCCGCCGCACCGGCTTGAAATCCACCCGTGCCGTGATCTTTCGCCGCTTTCCCCGCACCGGCATCCCGGATTATTTCGCCTCCTGGGCCGACTTCGAGCATTTCGTGCAGACCCTGGTGAAAACCAACTGCATCGACAACGGCAAGAAAATCTGGTGGGACATCCGGCCGCATGCCTTTTTCAACACCATCGAAATCCGCATTTGCGACATTCCCACCAATCTCGACACCACCATCGCGATTGCCGCCCTGATTCAGGCGACCGTGGCCAAGCTTTGGATGCTGCACCAGGACAACATGAGCTTCCGCACCTACCGGCCGACTTTGATCGAGGAAAACAAATGGCGGGCGGCGCGCTACGGCGTCTCCGGCAAGTTGATCGATTTCGGCAAGCAAGCGGAAGTGCCGTTCCGCGACTTGCTCTATGAATACATCCGCTTTGTCGATGAAGCGGTCGAAGAACTCGACAGCCGCCACGAGATCAACTACCTTTACCGCATTTTGGAGGTGGGCACCAGCGCCGATCGCCAGCTTCAGGTCTATGAGGAAAGCAATCATGATCTCACGGCGGTGATGGACCATTTGATCCGGGAGACGATGGAAGGGATCAAAGAGGGAGGATGA
- a CDS encoding DUF2652 domain-containing protein yields MQPATSKAILLIADISGFTQFMRLHRMATSHAKQIVVRLLQSIISASAPPLTLAELEGDAAFFYALYPTAEELPQALAAVKAQLPEFFRSFYRALHQTCDLRLCVCEACTRVDDLRLKIVMHAGEVAIERIQTFENLFGLDVILVHRLLKNPLPAREYVLMTEEVYRELGGFQELQPERCRVNCEGIGRVETLVFYPPAELIGVAANRGAARQPSFLQKLRWIVQLDWGFVRGVLAGNKQKAPAH; encoded by the coding sequence GTGCAACCTGCCACCTCGAAAGCCATTCTGTTGATTGCCGATATCAGCGGTTTTACCCAGTTCATGCGGCTGCATCGCATGGCCACCAGCCATGCCAAGCAGATCGTCGTGCGGCTGCTGCAGTCGATCATTTCCGCTTCCGCCCCGCCTTTGACGCTGGCCGAACTGGAAGGGGACGCCGCGTTCTTCTATGCGCTGTATCCCACCGCGGAAGAATTGCCACAGGCACTCGCCGCAGTCAAAGCGCAATTGCCGGAGTTCTTTCGTTCGTTTTACCGGGCGCTGCACCAGACTTGTGATTTGCGGCTGTGCGTGTGCGAGGCTTGCACACGCGTCGACGATCTGCGGCTGAAAATCGTGATGCACGCCGGCGAAGTGGCGATCGAGCGCATTCAGACCTTCGAGAATCTGTTCGGCCTGGACGTCATTCTGGTGCACCGGCTGCTCAAGAACCCGCTGCCGGCACGCGAATACGTCTTGATGACGGAGGAGGTTTACCGCGAGCTTGGCGGGTTTCAGGAATTGCAGCCGGAGCGATGCCGGGTCAACTGCGAAGGCATCGGCCGGGTGGAGACGCTGGTGTTCTATCCGCCGGCGGAGTTGATCGGCGTCGCCGCCAACCGCGGCGCCGCGCGCCAGCCCTCTTTCCTGCAAAAGCTCCGCTGGATCGTGCAACTCGATTGGGGCTTCGTACGCGGTGTTCTGGCCGGCAATAAACAAAAAGCCCCCGCCCATTAG
- the add gene encoding adenosine deaminase: MKITRDFLHALPKTDLHCHLDGSIRVNTAMELARANGLSLPGNAAEAYDFLSVKGQVENLSEYIDKFDLTLKLMQEEEALRRIAYELAADAAAENVRYIEVRFSPILHQQKGLSLEQVMDAVLAGLGEAEKKFPIRAAVIICAIRSMAPAATLRLAELTLQYKRRGAVAFDLAGREFGNPAKDHAKAFYFIRKHCINCTVHAGEAYGPDSIYQAIHACGAHRIGHGTRLIEDEDLLSYVCDHRIPLEICLTSNVQTKTVLRIEHHPFKKFLDRQLRVTLNTDNRLISRTTMTDELWLAVQTWDLNYEQVKKIVLNGFKSLFIPFAEKAKIYHEAKALLAQYD, from the coding sequence ATGAAAATCACCCGTGACTTCCTGCACGCACTACCGAAAACCGATCTGCACTGTCATCTCGACGGCTCGATCCGGGTGAACACCGCCATGGAGCTCGCCCGTGCCAACGGTCTCTCCCTGCCCGGCAACGCGGCCGAGGCCTACGATTTCCTCTCGGTCAAGGGGCAGGTGGAAAATCTCAGCGAGTATATCGACAAGTTTGATCTTACCCTCAAGCTGATGCAGGAGGAGGAGGCGCTCCGCCGCATCGCCTACGAGCTGGCCGCCGATGCCGCCGCGGAAAACGTGCGCTACATCGAAGTCCGCTTCTCCCCGATCCTGCATCAGCAAAAGGGGTTGTCCCTCGAACAAGTGATGGATGCGGTGCTCGCCGGCCTGGGCGAAGCCGAGAAGAAATTTCCGATCCGTGCCGCGGTGATCATTTGCGCGATTCGCAGCATGGCGCCCGCCGCCACTTTGCGGCTGGCGGAGTTGACGCTGCAATACAAGCGCCGGGGCGCGGTCGCCTTCGACCTGGCCGGCCGCGAGTTCGGCAATCCCGCCAAGGATCACGCCAAGGCCTTCTATTTTATCCGCAAACACTGCATCAACTGTACGGTGCATGCCGGCGAAGCCTACGGCCCGGACAGCATCTATCAGGCGATTCATGCCTGCGGCGCCCACCGCATCGGCCACGGCACCCGCCTGATCGAAGACGAAGATTTGCTCAGCTACGTTTGCGATCACCGCATTCCGCTGGAAATCTGCCTGACCAGCAACGTGCAAACCAAGACCGTGCTGCGCATTGAACACCACCCTTTCAAGAAATTTCTCGACCGCCAACTGCGGGTCACGCTCAACACAGACAATCGCCTCATTTCCCGCACCACCATGACCGACGAGCTGTGGCTTGCCGTGCAGACCTGGGACCTGAACTATGAGCAGGTGAAAAAGATCGTGCTCAACGGGTTCAAGAGTCTGTTCATTCCTTTCGCCGAAAAGGCGAAAATCTACCACGAAGCCAAGGCCCTGCTGGCACAGTACGATTGA
- a CDS encoding heme lyase CcmF/NrfE family subunit, translating into MTQFGSIFIWLSLGCAVYAILASVLGARRKDAQLVASGEHGAFGVAIFLTLAALALWQAIFADNFRVEYVAGYSNRALPAYYKFTALWAGMKGSLLFWGWLLSLFSALCILLYRRKQSVLMPYVTAINTAVTLFFIGLITFVTPPFEMLNFMPADGRGLNPLLQHPAMAIHPPVLYLGYVGFTIPYAFALAALLSGQLGNEWLKITRRWTIIPWFFLGVGMMLGGKWAYMELGWGGYWAWDPVENAAMMPWLTGTAFLHSVMIQEKKNMLRVWNMVLIILTFTLCIFGTFLTRSGVISSVHSFTTSSLGPLFLAFVGLIAIASSWILILRSHILRSPVRMEAVVSRESTFLLNNVVFLGACFAVFWGTVFPVVSEAVRGVKITVGAPWFNAVLVPISLFLLLLTGIGPLVAWRKSSLAQMRKIFAIPVTGALLALVLFVAFGIRHVYALISFTLSVFVTVTIVLEFHRGALARGHSSGEAYPVALWHLLLRNRRRYGGYIVHFGMVLLFVGVTGMAFTQEIEGQVKPGESLKLRNYELVYQTTEQHSDPNKVVIQATMTVKRDGKVVDTIYPQKHFYVVQEQPTTEVALFSNLREDLYVVLGAHQPETNAATFHVYLNPLVTWVWIGGLVLTLGTLITLLPEPRDSRRQQAGQPAAQADKHEPATA; encoded by the coding sequence ATGACTCAATTTGGAAGTATCTTCATCTGGCTGTCGCTCGGCTGTGCGGTATACGCCATTCTCGCGTCCGTGCTGGGCGCGCGGCGCAAGGATGCGCAACTGGTCGCCAGCGGCGAACACGGCGCGTTTGGCGTGGCGATCTTTCTCACGCTGGCGGCGCTGGCTTTGTGGCAGGCGATTTTCGCCGACAACTTCCGCGTCGAATACGTGGCGGGTTACAGCAATCGCGCGCTGCCGGCTTACTACAAGTTTACCGCGCTGTGGGCGGGCATGAAAGGTTCGCTGCTGTTTTGGGGATGGCTGCTCTCGCTGTTCAGCGCGCTGTGCATTCTGCTTTATCGCCGCAAGCAATCCGTGCTCATGCCCTACGTCACGGCGATCAACACCGCGGTGACGCTATTCTTCATCGGCTTGATCACGTTCGTCACGCCGCCGTTTGAAATGCTCAATTTCATGCCGGCGGACGGCCGCGGCTTGAACCCGCTGCTGCAACATCCCGCCATGGCCATCCATCCGCCGGTGCTTTATCTCGGCTACGTGGGCTTCACCATTCCCTATGCCTTCGCCTTGGCGGCCCTGCTCAGCGGCCAGCTCGGCAATGAATGGCTCAAGATCACGCGGCGCTGGACCATCATTCCGTGGTTCTTCCTGGGCGTCGGCATGATGCTGGGCGGCAAGTGGGCTTACATGGAGCTCGGCTGGGGCGGCTACTGGGCTTGGGATCCGGTCGAAAACGCCGCGATGATGCCCTGGCTCACCGGCACCGCCTTCCTGCATTCCGTCATGATTCAGGAAAAGAAAAACATGCTGCGCGTGTGGAACATGGTGTTGATCATTCTCACCTTCACCCTGTGCATCTTCGGCACTTTTCTCACCCGCAGCGGCGTGATTTCCTCGGTGCACAGCTTCACCACCTCCAGCCTCGGCCCGTTGTTTCTCGCGTTTGTCGGCCTGATTGCGATCGCCTCCTCGTGGATTCTGATTCTGCGCTCGCATATCTTGCGCAGCCCGGTGCGGATGGAAGCGGTGGTCTCGCGTGAATCCACCTTCCTGCTGAACAATGTCGTGTTCTTGGGCGCCTGCTTCGCGGTGTTCTGGGGCACGGTTTTCCCGGTGGTGTCCGAGGCCGTGCGCGGTGTCAAGATCACCGTCGGCGCGCCCTGGTTCAACGCGGTGCTGGTGCCGATTTCGCTGTTTCTGTTGCTGCTCACCGGCATCGGGCCGCTGGTGGCGTGGCGCAAAAGTTCGCTGGCGCAAATGCGCAAGATCTTCGCGATTCCGGTCACCGGTGCCCTGCTCGCGCTGGTTTTGTTTGTGGCATTCGGCATCCGGCACGTGTACGCGCTCATCTCCTTCACCCTGAGCGTGTTCGTGACCGTCACCATCGTGCTGGAGTTCCACCGCGGCGCGCTCGCCCGCGGCCACAGCAGCGGTGAGGCTTATCCGGTGGCGCTTTGGCATCTTCTGCTGCGCAACCGCCGGCGTTACGGCGGCTACATCGTGCATTTCGGCATGGTGCTGTTGTTCGTCGGCGTAACCGGCATGGCGTTCACGCAGGAAATCGAAGGCCAGGTCAAGCCCGGCGAATCACTCAAGCTGCGCAACTATGAGCTGGTTTATCAAACCACCGAGCAACACAGCGATCCCAACAAAGTGGTGATCCAGGCCACCATGACAGTCAAGCGCGACGGCAAAGTGGTGGATACGATCTATCCGCAAAAGCATTTTTATGTCGTCCAAGAACAGCCAACCACGGAAGTCGCGCTGTTTTCGAATTTGCGCGAGGACTTGTATGTCGTCCTCGGCGCGCATCAACCGGAGACCAATGCCGCGACCTTTCATGTGTACCTCAATCCGCTGGTCACATGGGTGTGGATTGGCGGCTTGGTGTTGACGCTGGGAACCTTGATTACGCTGCTTCCCGAGCCGCGCGACAGCCGGCGCCAGCAAGCCGGCCAACCGGCGGCACAGGCCGACAAACACGAGCCCGCCACCGCCTGA
- a CDS encoding cytochrome c maturation protein CcmE encodes MERRRVRIFAAFGAVIAIIGWVIASGFKDTMVYYKTVPELRAIGQEADGRGFRVSGHVVPGSVVKSEDGLSIKFMIEEQGQQLPVSYHGIVPDTFKEDIDVLLEGKYANGQFAANQIFTKCASKYESEDGSGYSAPPSST; translated from the coding sequence ATGGAACGTCGTCGTGTTCGAATCTTCGCTGCCTTCGGTGCGGTCATCGCCATCATTGGATGGGTGATCGCCAGCGGCTTTAAGGATACAATGGTGTACTACAAGACCGTGCCGGAACTCAGAGCCATTGGCCAGGAAGCGGATGGCCGCGGCTTCCGGGTGAGCGGGCACGTGGTGCCCGGCTCGGTGGTGAAATCCGAGGATGGCCTTTCGATCAAGTTCATGATCGAAGAACAAGGCCAGCAACTGCCGGTTTCGTATCACGGTATCGTACCGGACACATTCAAAGAGGACATCGATGTTCTGTTGGAAGGCAAGTATGCCAACGGCCAGTTTGCCGCCAACCAGATCTTCACCAAGTGCGCCAGCAAATATGAAAGCGAAGACGGCAGCGGGTATTCGGCTCCTCCTTCTTCGACATGA
- a CDS encoding DUF488 domain-containing protein: protein MVCFNLGYQGRSLAELCSTLSENAVKILIDVREHAWSQRPEFRRVVLQNTLASHGISYLHCKMAGNPFRPRNGERLDFKVCAERYERHLTEVPEVLDELESVIKNQRCALFCYERERNSCHRDILLNALSVRNPKMKIINL, encoded by the coding sequence ATGGTATGTTTCAATCTTGGCTACCAAGGGAGATCATTAGCGGAGTTATGTAGCACATTATCTGAAAATGCTGTCAAGATTCTTATAGATGTTCGGGAGCATGCGTGGAGTCAACGTCCAGAGTTTAGAAGAGTAGTGCTGCAAAACACACTGGCCAGTCACGGAATCAGTTATCTCCATTGCAAGATGGCAGGTAATCCTTTTCGTCCTCGCAATGGCGAACGTCTTGATTTCAAAGTCTGCGCTGAAAGGTATGAGCGACATTTGACAGAGGTCCCTGAGGTATTGGATGAATTGGAGAGCGTAATCAAGAATCAACGCTGTGCTCTATTTTGCTATGAACGAGAACGCAACTCCTGTCATCGAGATATTCTTCTGAATGCACTTTCAGTTAGAAATCCTAAAATGAAGATTATCAACCTTTGA
- the rny gene encoding ribonuclease Y, with protein sequence MESFWIYGAVALTAFVIAWLLAKFTIHRQLVKAQTAAADVLAQAEKEAERKKQQILVQAKQEWFREREEQEQKLKQRQRKAEQNEERLEEREKKLNRRDDALKQREGALQQRESELETHRLSLKAKDAELEKLIATQTLELSKITQLSLEEAKQRLMDNLRQEFNREAAELYKSIVDEAKANATREAKRILTMTIERIASEHASETSVSVVPIPSEDVKGRIIGRDGRNIKAFEQATGVKVVVDDTPEAVVLSAFDPVKREVARLALERLIGNGKIHPQRVEDVVAACEEEVEKAIWRAGNEAVASVGIGKIHPDLIRVLGRLHFRTSYGQNVLDHSKEVAFICGALAAELRLDVRMAKRAGLLHDIGKAISQNQEGTHTQLGMEIGKKYNEDPIVINAIGSHHEDIPADNLISLLVSAADAISGSRPGARRDTLDGYVKRIDKLEKVADGFDAVTKAYAISAGREIRVMVQPEKISDAEAELLASDIAKKIHQALEYPGQIKVTVIRETKATAYA encoded by the coding sequence ATGGAATCGTTTTGGATATACGGCGCCGTCGCCCTGACGGCTTTTGTCATAGCCTGGCTGCTGGCCAAATTCACCATTCATCGCCAACTCGTCAAAGCCCAGACTGCCGCGGCTGACGTTCTGGCGCAGGCCGAAAAGGAAGCGGAACGCAAGAAGCAGCAAATCCTGGTGCAGGCCAAACAGGAATGGTTTCGCGAGCGCGAAGAACAGGAGCAAAAGCTCAAGCAGCGCCAGCGCAAGGCCGAGCAGAACGAAGAGCGCCTCGAAGAACGCGAGAAGAAGCTCAACCGCCGCGATGACGCCCTCAAACAGCGCGAGGGCGCGCTGCAGCAGCGCGAAAGTGAGCTGGAAACCCATCGCCTCTCGCTCAAGGCCAAGGATGCCGAGCTGGAAAAGCTGATCGCCACCCAAACCCTCGAGCTTTCCAAAATCACCCAGCTTTCGCTCGAGGAGGCGAAACAACGCTTAATGGACAATCTGCGGCAGGAATTCAACCGCGAGGCCGCAGAGCTTTACAAAAGCATCGTCGATGAGGCCAAGGCCAATGCCACTCGCGAGGCCAAGCGCATCCTCACCATGACCATCGAGCGCATCGCCTCCGAGCATGCTTCCGAAACCTCGGTCTCGGTGGTGCCCATCCCCTCGGAAGATGTCAAAGGCCGCATCATCGGCCGCGACGGCCGCAACATCAAAGCCTTTGAACAGGCCACCGGCGTGAAGGTGGTGGTGGATGACACGCCCGAGGCGGTGGTGCTCTCTGCTTTTGATCCGGTCAAGCGCGAAGTCGCGCGGCTGGCGCTGGAACGGTTGATCGGCAACGGCAAAATCCATCCCCAGCGCGTGGAAGACGTGGTGGCCGCGTGCGAGGAGGAGGTGGAGAAGGCCATCTGGCGCGCCGGCAACGAAGCCGTGGCCTCGGTCGGCATCGGCAAGATTCACCCCGATCTCATTCGCGTGCTCGGCCGGCTGCACTTCCGCACCAGCTACGGCCAAAACGTGCTGGATCACTCCAAAGAAGTGGCCTTCATCTGCGGCGCGCTGGCCGCCGAGCTGCGGCTGGACGTGCGCATGGCCAAACGCGCCGGCCTGCTGCACGACATCGGCAAGGCCATCAGTCAAAATCAAGAGGGCACCCATACCCAGCTCGGCATGGAGATCGGCAAGAAGTACAACGAAGATCCCATCGTCATCAATGCCATCGGCTCCCACCATGAAGATATTCCGGCGGACAATTTGATTTCGCTGCTGGTGAGCGCGGCGGACGCCATCTCCGGCTCGCGGCCGGGCGCGCGACGCGACACGCTCGACGGCTATGTCAAACGGATTGACAAGCTCGAAAAGGTGGCGGATGGTTTTGATGCCGTGACCAAAGCCTATGCAATTTCCGCAGGCCGCGAAATCCGCGTGATGGTGCAACCCGAAAAGATCAGCGATGCGGAAGCTGAGCTGCTGGCCTCTGACATTGCCAAGAAGATCCACCAGGCGCTGGAATACCCCGGCCAAATCAAGGTCACGGTGATTCGCGAAACCAAGGCGACCGCGTACGCATAA